In a genomic window of Candidatus Hadarchaeales archaeon:
- a CDS encoding Gfo/Idh/MocA family oxidoreductase, whose protein sequence is MKFLIVGLGSMGKRRIRNLMRLEAGEIIGFDVLEDRRKEANGKYGIKSFSEFEEAMRENPDVLIISTPPDLHMKYAIMAAQENKHFFTEASVVDDGMEKLIHLLKDKKIVAAPSCTMRFHPAVRKIKELVDRGAVGKPLSFTYHSGQYLPDWHPWEDYRKFYVARRETGAAREIVSFELVWLVWVFGDVRAISCFKGKISRLDVDIDDVYQLLLKFKSGLLGHLLVDVVARYPTRYFRLVGEEGTIEWSRDTGIVRLYRADEKRWENFLAGEGIPEKGYITGEDMYVEEMKAFIRAIKGEAAYPYTFEEDWKILKLLYAAERSSDEGVHVEVSP, encoded by the coding sequence ATGAAATTCCTAATAGTTGGTCTGGGTTCAATGGGCAAACGGAGGATTCGTAATTTGATGCGTTTGGAAGCAGGCGAGATAATTGGTTTTGATGTTTTAGAAGATAGGCGAAAAGAAGCTAATGGAAAATATGGGATAAAAAGCTTTAGCGAGTTCGAGGAGGCAATGAGGGAAAATCCTGATGTACTTATCATCTCTACTCCTCCCGATTTACACATGAAATATGCAATAATGGCCGCTCAGGAGAATAAACACTTCTTCACCGAGGCTAGCGTGGTAGACGACGGCATGGAGAAGCTCATTCACCTGTTGAAAGACAAAAAGATAGTTGCAGCACCATCTTGCACTATGAGGTTTCACCCTGCAGTCAGAAAAATAAAGGAACTGGTGGATCGGGGAGCTGTTGGAAAACCTCTTTCGTTTACATATCATTCCGGTCAGTATCTTCCCGACTGGCACCCATGGGAAGATTACAGGAAGTTTTACGTTGCGAGGAGGGAAACCGGAGCAGCGAGAGAGATAGTTTCGTTTGAGCTGGTCTGGCTCGTTTGGGTTTTTGGAGATGTAAGAGCAATATCGTGTTTCAAGGGAAAGATCTCGAGACTGGATGTTGATATAGATGACGTTTATCAGCTTCTGCTCAAATTCAAGAGTGGTCTTCTTGGACACTTACTCGTGGATGTCGTGGCCAGGTACCCAACTCGTTACTTTAGACTAGTTGGAGAAGAAGGAACGATCGAGTGGAGCAGAGATACTGGTATAGTGAGGCTGTATAGGGCTGATGAAAAGCGCTGGGAGAATTTTTTGGCTGGAGAAGGAATCCCAGAGAAGGGCTATATCACTGGGGAGGATATGTACGTAGAAGAGATGAAGGCCTTCATAAGAGCAATAAAGGGAGAAGCAGCGTATCCATACACCTTCGAGGAGGATTGGAAGATACTAAAGCTGTTGTACGCAGCTGAGAGGAGCTCAGATGAAGGAGTTCATGTGGAGGTGAGTCCATAA